The Pan paniscus chromosome 12, NHGRI_mPanPan1-v2.0_pri, whole genome shotgun sequence genome window below encodes:
- the HTRA2 gene encoding serine protease HTRA2, mitochondrial isoform X2, translating to MAAPRAGRGAGWSLRAWRALGGIRWGRRPRLTPDLRALLTSGTSDPRARVTYGTPSLWARLSVGVTEPRACLTSGTPGPRAQLTAVTPDTRTREASENSGTRSRAWLAVTLGAGGAVLLLLWGGGRGPPAVLAAVPGPPPASPRSQYNFIADVVEKTAPAVVYIEILDRHPFLGREVPISNGSGFVVAADGLIVTNAHVVADRRRVRVRLLSGDTYEAVVTAVDPVADIATLRIQTKEPLPTLPLGRSADVRQGEFVVAMGSPFALQNTITSGIVSSAQRPARDLGLPQTNVEYIQTDAAIDFGNSGGPLVNLDGEVIGVNTMKVTAGISFAIPSDRLREFLHRGEKKNSSSGISGSQRRYIGVMMLTLSPRAGLRPGDVILAIGEQMVQNAEDVYEAVRTQSQLAVQIRRGRETLTLYVTPEVTE from the exons ATGGCTGCGCCGAGGGCGGGGCGGGGTGCAGGCTGGAGCCTTCGGGCATGGCGGGCTTTGGGGGGCATTCGCTGGGGGAGGAGACCCCGTTTGACCCCTGACCTCCGGGCCCTGCTGACGTCAGGAACTTCTGACCCCCGGGCCCGAGTGACTTATGGGACCCCCAGTCTCTGGGCCCGGTTGTCTGTTGGGGTCACTGAACCCCGAGCATGCCTAACGTCTGGGACCCCGGGTCCCCGGGCACAACTGACTGCGGTGACCCCAGATACCAGGACCCGGGAGGCCTCAGAGAACTCTGGAACCCGTTCGCGCGCGTGGCTGGCGGTGACGCTGGGCGCTGGGGGGGCAGTGCTGTTGTTGCTGTGGGGCGGGGGTCGGGGTCCTCCGGCCGTCCTCGCCGCCGTCCCTGGCCCGCCGCCCGCTTCTCCCCGGAGTCAGTACAACTTCATCGCAGATGTGGTGGAGAAGACAGCACCTGCCGTGGTCTATATCGAGATCCTGGACCG GCACCCTTTCTTGGGCCGCGAGGTCCCTATCTCGAACGGCTCAGGATTCGTGGTGGCTGCCGATGGGCTCATTGTCACCAACGCCCATGTGGTGGCTGATCGGCGCAGAGTCCGTGTGAGACTGCTAAGCGGCGACACGTATGAGGCCGTGGTCACAGCTGTGGATCCCGTGGCAGACATCGCAACGCTGAGGATTCAGACTAAG GAGCCTCTCCCCACGCTGCCTCTGGGACGCTCAGCTGATGTCCGGCAAGGGGAGTTTGTTGTTGCCATGGGAAGTCCCTTTGCACTGCAGAACACGATCACATCCGGCATTGTTAGCTCTGCTCAGCGTCCAGCCAGAGACCTGGGACTCCCCCAAACCAATGTGGAATACATTCAAACTGATGCAGCTATTGAT tttggaaactctgGAGGTCCCCTGGTTAACCTG GATGGGGAGGTGATTGGAGTGAACACCATGAAGGTCACAGCTGGAATCTCCTTTGCCATCCCTTCTGATCGTCTTCGAGAGTTTCTGCATCGTGGGGAAAAGAAGA ATTCCTCCTCCGGAATCAGTGGGTCCCAGCGGCGCTACATTGGGGTGATGATGCTGACCCTGAGTCCCAG GGCTGGTCTGCGGCCTGGTGATGTGATTTTGGCCATTGGGGAGCAGATGGTACAAAATGCTGAAGATGTTTATGAAGCTGTTCGAACCCAATCCCAGCTGGCAGTGCAGATCCGGCGGGGACGAGAAACACTGACCTTATATGTGACCCCTGAGGTCACAGAATGA
- the HTRA2 gene encoding serine protease HTRA2, mitochondrial isoform X1 — protein MAAPRAGRGAGWSLRAWRALGGIRWGRRPRLTPDLRALLTSGTSDPRARVTYGTPSLWARLSVGVTEPRACLTSGTPGPRAQLTAVTPDTRTREASENSGTRSRAWLAVTLGAGGAVLLLLWGGGRGPPAVLAAVPGPPPASPRSQYNFIADVVEKTAPAVVYIEILDRHPFLGREVPISNGSGFVVAADGLIVTNAHVVADRRRVRVRLLSGDTYEAVVTAVDPVADIATLRIQTKEPLPTLPLGRSADVRQGEFVVAMGSPFALQNTITSGIVSSAQRPARDLGLPQTNVEYIQTDAAIDFGNSGGPLVNLDGEVIGVNTMKVTAGISFAIPSDRLREFLHRGEKKNSSSGISGSQRRYIGVMMLTLSPSILAELQLREPSFPDVQHGVLIHKVILGSPAHRAGLRPGDVILAIGEQMVQNAEDVYEAVRTQSQLAVQIRRGRETLTLYVTPEVTE, from the exons ATGGCTGCGCCGAGGGCGGGGCGGGGTGCAGGCTGGAGCCTTCGGGCATGGCGGGCTTTGGGGGGCATTCGCTGGGGGAGGAGACCCCGTTTGACCCCTGACCTCCGGGCCCTGCTGACGTCAGGAACTTCTGACCCCCGGGCCCGAGTGACTTATGGGACCCCCAGTCTCTGGGCCCGGTTGTCTGTTGGGGTCACTGAACCCCGAGCATGCCTAACGTCTGGGACCCCGGGTCCCCGGGCACAACTGACTGCGGTGACCCCAGATACCAGGACCCGGGAGGCCTCAGAGAACTCTGGAACCCGTTCGCGCGCGTGGCTGGCGGTGACGCTGGGCGCTGGGGGGGCAGTGCTGTTGTTGCTGTGGGGCGGGGGTCGGGGTCCTCCGGCCGTCCTCGCCGCCGTCCCTGGCCCGCCGCCCGCTTCTCCCCGGAGTCAGTACAACTTCATCGCAGATGTGGTGGAGAAGACAGCACCTGCCGTGGTCTATATCGAGATCCTGGACCG GCACCCTTTCTTGGGCCGCGAGGTCCCTATCTCGAACGGCTCAGGATTCGTGGTGGCTGCCGATGGGCTCATTGTCACCAACGCCCATGTGGTGGCTGATCGGCGCAGAGTCCGTGTGAGACTGCTAAGCGGCGACACGTATGAGGCCGTGGTCACAGCTGTGGATCCCGTGGCAGACATCGCAACGCTGAGGATTCAGACTAAG GAGCCTCTCCCCACGCTGCCTCTGGGACGCTCAGCTGATGTCCGGCAAGGGGAGTTTGTTGTTGCCATGGGAAGTCCCTTTGCACTGCAGAACACGATCACATCCGGCATTGTTAGCTCTGCTCAGCGTCCAGCCAGAGACCTGGGACTCCCCCAAACCAATGTGGAATACATTCAAACTGATGCAGCTATTGAT tttggaaactctgGAGGTCCCCTGGTTAACCTG GATGGGGAGGTGATTGGAGTGAACACCATGAAGGTCACAGCTGGAATCTCCTTTGCCATCCCTTCTGATCGTCTTCGAGAGTTTCTGCATCGTGGGGAAAAGAAGA ATTCCTCCTCCGGAATCAGTGGGTCCCAGCGGCGCTACATTGGGGTGATGATGCTGACCCTGAGTCCCAG CATCCTTGCTGAACTACAGCTTCGAGAACCAAGCTTTCCCGATGTTCAGCATGGTGTACTCATCCATAAAGTCATCCTGGGCTCCCCTGCACACCG GGCTGGTCTGCGGCCTGGTGATGTGATTTTGGCCATTGGGGAGCAGATGGTACAAAATGCTGAAGATGTTTATGAAGCTGTTCGAACCCAATCCCAGCTGGCAGTGCAGATCCGGCGGGGACGAGAAACACTGACCTTATATGTGACCCCTGAGGTCACAGAATGA
- the AUP1 gene encoding lipid droplet-regulating VLDL assembly factor AUP1 isoform X2, whose translation MPKDSAFPRAPAAGREDGGGGDGRALLKQQLWSFPQGRGRSGSLTRTGSRVTASSCSRCCSTRQSGSASSSCASFSGSTSSWSAARCQTASFAGSDAGVRGVSELGLARGHTVTTSCVPRFVVRTMCAVLGLVARQEDSGLRDHSVRVLISNHVTPFDHNIVNLLTTCSTPLLNSPPSFVCWSRGFMEMNGRGELVESLKRFCASTRLPPTPLLLFPEEEATNGREGLLRFSSWPFSIQDVVQPLTLQVQRPLVSVTVSDASWVSELLWSLFVPFTVYQVRWLRPVHRQLGEANEEFALRVQQLVAKELGQTGTRLTPADKAEHMKRQRHPRLRPQSAQSSFPPSPGPSPDVQLATLAQRVKEVLPHVPLGVIQRDLAKTGCVDLTITNLLEGAVAFMPEDITKGTQSLPTASASKFPSSGPVTPQPTALTFAKSSWARQESLQERKQALYEYARRRFTERRAQEAD comes from the exons ATGCCCAAAGACTCCGCCTTCCCAAGAGCCCCTGCGGCCGGGCGCGAAGATGGCGGCGGCGGCGACGGCCGGGCGCTCCTGAAGCAGCAGTTATGGAGCTTCCCTCAGGGCCGGGGCCGGAGCGGCTCTTTGACTCGCACCG GCTCCCGGGTGACTGCTTCCTCCTGCTCGCGCTGCTGCTCTACGCGCCAGTCGGGTTCTGCCTCCTCGTCCTGCGCCTCTTTCTCGGGATCCACGTCTTCCTGGTCAGCTGCGCGCTGCCAGACAGCGTCCTTCGCAGGTTCCGACGCGGGCGTTCGGGGAGTGTCAGAGCTGGGTCTGGCCCGAGGCCACACAGTCACCACCTCCTGTGTCCCCAGATTCGTAGTGCGGACCATGTGTGCGGTGCTAGGGCTCGTGGCCCGGCAGGAGGACTCCGGACTCCGGGATCACAGTGTCAGGGTCCTCATTTCCAACCATGTGACACCTTTCGACCACAACATAGTCAATTTGCTTACCACCTGTAGCACC CCTCTACTCAATAGTCCCCCCAGCTTTGTGTGCTGGTCTCGGGGCTTCATGGAGATGAATGGGCGGGGGGAGTTGGTGGAGTCACTCAAGAGATTCTGTGCTTCCACGAGGCTTCCCCCCACTCCTCTGCTGCTATTCCCTGAGGAAGAGGCCACCAATGGCCGGGAGGGGCTCCTGCGCTTCAG tTCCTGGCCATTTTCTATCCAAGATGTGGTACAACCTCTTACCCTGCAAGTTCAGAGACCCCTGGTCTCTGTG ACGGTGTCAGATGCCTCCTGGGTCTCAGAACTGCTGTGGTCACTTTTCGTCCCTTTCACGGTGTATCAAGTAAG GTGGCTTCGTCCTGTTCATCGCCAACTAGGGGAAGCGAATGAGGAGTTTGCACTCCGTGTACAACAG CTGGTGGCCAAGGAATTGGGCCAGACAGGGACACGGCTCACTCCAGCTGACAAAGCAGAGCACATGAAGCGACAAAGACACCCCAGATTGCGCCCCCAGTCAG CCCagtcttctttccctccctcccctggtcCTTCTCCTGATGTGCAACTGGCAACTCTGGCTCAGAGAGTCAAGGAAGTTTTGCCCCATGTGCCATTGGGTGTCATCCAGAGAGACCTGG CCAAGACTGGCTGTGTAGACTTGACTATCACTAATCTGCTTGAGGGGGCCGTAGCTTTCATGCCTGAAGACATCACCAAGGGAACTCAGTCCCtacccacagcctctgcctccaag TTTCCCAGCTCTGGCCCGGTGACCCCTCAGCCAACAGCCCTAACATTTGCCAAGTCTTCCTGGGCCCGGCAGGAGAGCCTGCAGGAGCGCAAGCAAGCACTATATGAATACGCAAGAAG GAGATTCACAGAGAGACGAGCCCAGGAGGCTGACTGA
- the AUP1 gene encoding lipid droplet-regulating VLDL assembly factor AUP1 isoform X1, with translation MELPSGPGPERLFDSHRLPGDCFLLLALLLYAPVGFCLLVLRLFLGIHVFLVSCALPDSVLRRFVVRTMCAVLGLVARQEDSGLRDHSVRVLISNHVTPFDHNIVNLLTTCSTPLLNSPPSFVCWSRGFMEMNGRGELVESLKRFCASTRLPPTPLLLFPEEEATNGREGLLRFSSWPFSIQDVVQPLTLQVQRPLVSVTVSDASWVSELLWSLFVPFTVYQVRWLRPVHRQLGEANEEFALRVQQLVAKELGQTGTRLTPADKAEHMKRQRHPRLRPQSAQSSFPPSPGPSPDVQLATLAQRVKEVLPHVPLGVIQRDLAKTGCVDLTITNLLEGAVAFMPEDITKGTQSLPTASASKFPSSGPVTPQPTALTFAKSSWARQESLQERKQALYEYARRRFTERRAQEAD, from the exons ATGGAGCTTCCCTCAGGGCCGGGGCCGGAGCGGCTCTTTGACTCGCACCG GCTCCCGGGTGACTGCTTCCTCCTGCTCGCGCTGCTGCTCTACGCGCCAGTCGGGTTCTGCCTCCTCGTCCTGCGCCTCTTTCTCGGGATCCACGTCTTCCTGGTCAGCTGCGCGCTGCCAGACAGCGTCCTTCGCAG ATTCGTAGTGCGGACCATGTGTGCGGTGCTAGGGCTCGTGGCCCGGCAGGAGGACTCCGGACTCCGGGATCACAGTGTCAGGGTCCTCATTTCCAACCATGTGACACCTTTCGACCACAACATAGTCAATTTGCTTACCACCTGTAGCACC CCTCTACTCAATAGTCCCCCCAGCTTTGTGTGCTGGTCTCGGGGCTTCATGGAGATGAATGGGCGGGGGGAGTTGGTGGAGTCACTCAAGAGATTCTGTGCTTCCACGAGGCTTCCCCCCACTCCTCTGCTGCTATTCCCTGAGGAAGAGGCCACCAATGGCCGGGAGGGGCTCCTGCGCTTCAG tTCCTGGCCATTTTCTATCCAAGATGTGGTACAACCTCTTACCCTGCAAGTTCAGAGACCCCTGGTCTCTGTG ACGGTGTCAGATGCCTCCTGGGTCTCAGAACTGCTGTGGTCACTTTTCGTCCCTTTCACGGTGTATCAAGTAAG GTGGCTTCGTCCTGTTCATCGCCAACTAGGGGAAGCGAATGAGGAGTTTGCACTCCGTGTACAACAG CTGGTGGCCAAGGAATTGGGCCAGACAGGGACACGGCTCACTCCAGCTGACAAAGCAGAGCACATGAAGCGACAAAGACACCCCAGATTGCGCCCCCAGTCAG CCCagtcttctttccctccctcccctggtcCTTCTCCTGATGTGCAACTGGCAACTCTGGCTCAGAGAGTCAAGGAAGTTTTGCCCCATGTGCCATTGGGTGTCATCCAGAGAGACCTGG CCAAGACTGGCTGTGTAGACTTGACTATCACTAATCTGCTTGAGGGGGCCGTAGCTTTCATGCCTGAAGACATCACCAAGGGAACTCAGTCCCtacccacagcctctgcctccaag TTTCCCAGCTCTGGCCCGGTGACCCCTCAGCCAACAGCCCTAACATTTGCCAAGTCTTCCTGGGCCCGGCAGGAGAGCCTGCAGGAGCGCAAGCAAGCACTATATGAATACGCAAGAAG GAGATTCACAGAGAGACGAGCCCAGGAGGCTGACTGA
- the AUP1 gene encoding lipid droplet-regulating VLDL assembly factor AUP1 isoform X3, with protein sequence MELPSGPGPERLFDSHRLPGDCFLLLALLLYAPVGFCLLVLRLFLGIHVFLVSCALPDSVLRRFVVRTMCAVLGLVARQEDSGLRDHSVRVLISNHVTPFDHNIVNLLTTCSTPLLNSPPSFVCWSRGFMEMNGRGELVESLKRFCASTRLPPTPLLLFPEEEATNGREGLLRFSSWPFSIQDVVQPLTLQVQRPLVSVTVSDASWVSELLWSLFVPFTVYQVRWLRPVHRQLGEANEEFALRVQQLVAKELGQTGTRLTPADKAEHMKRQRHPRLRPQSAQSSFPPSPGPSPDVQLATLAQRVKEVLPHVPLGVIQRDLAKTGCVDLTITNLLEGAVAFMPEDITKGTQSLPTASASKVRPRKWSDPSLGAFDACLMMMTPQAL encoded by the exons ATGGAGCTTCCCTCAGGGCCGGGGCCGGAGCGGCTCTTTGACTCGCACCG GCTCCCGGGTGACTGCTTCCTCCTGCTCGCGCTGCTGCTCTACGCGCCAGTCGGGTTCTGCCTCCTCGTCCTGCGCCTCTTTCTCGGGATCCACGTCTTCCTGGTCAGCTGCGCGCTGCCAGACAGCGTCCTTCGCAG ATTCGTAGTGCGGACCATGTGTGCGGTGCTAGGGCTCGTGGCCCGGCAGGAGGACTCCGGACTCCGGGATCACAGTGTCAGGGTCCTCATTTCCAACCATGTGACACCTTTCGACCACAACATAGTCAATTTGCTTACCACCTGTAGCACC CCTCTACTCAATAGTCCCCCCAGCTTTGTGTGCTGGTCTCGGGGCTTCATGGAGATGAATGGGCGGGGGGAGTTGGTGGAGTCACTCAAGAGATTCTGTGCTTCCACGAGGCTTCCCCCCACTCCTCTGCTGCTATTCCCTGAGGAAGAGGCCACCAATGGCCGGGAGGGGCTCCTGCGCTTCAG tTCCTGGCCATTTTCTATCCAAGATGTGGTACAACCTCTTACCCTGCAAGTTCAGAGACCCCTGGTCTCTGTG ACGGTGTCAGATGCCTCCTGGGTCTCAGAACTGCTGTGGTCACTTTTCGTCCCTTTCACGGTGTATCAAGTAAG GTGGCTTCGTCCTGTTCATCGCCAACTAGGGGAAGCGAATGAGGAGTTTGCACTCCGTGTACAACAG CTGGTGGCCAAGGAATTGGGCCAGACAGGGACACGGCTCACTCCAGCTGACAAAGCAGAGCACATGAAGCGACAAAGACACCCCAGATTGCGCCCCCAGTCAG CCCagtcttctttccctccctcccctggtcCTTCTCCTGATGTGCAACTGGCAACTCTGGCTCAGAGAGTCAAGGAAGTTTTGCCCCATGTGCCATTGGGTGTCATCCAGAGAGACCTGG CCAAGACTGGCTGTGTAGACTTGACTATCACTAATCTGCTTGAGGGGGCCGTAGCTTTCATGCCTGAAGACATCACCAAGGGAACTCAGTCCCtacccacagcctctgcctccaaggtgaGACCCAGGAAATGGTCAGATCCAAGTCTTGGG GCATTCGATGCGTGTTTAATGATGATGACTCCGCAAGCCCTCTGA
- the AUP1 gene encoding lipid droplet-regulating VLDL assembly factor AUP1 isoform X4 — protein sequence MELPSGPGPERLFDSHRLPGDCFLLLALLLYAPVGFCLLVLRLFLGIHVFLVSCALPDSVLRRFVVRTMCAVLGLVARQEDSGLRDHSVRVLISNHVTPFDHNIVNLLTTCSTPLLNSPPSFVCWSRGFMEMNGRGELVESLKRFCASTRLPPTPLLLFPEEEATNGREGLLRFSSWPFSIQDVVQPLTLQVQRPLVSVTVSDASWVSELLWSLFVPFTVYQVRWLRPVHRQLGEANEEFALRVQQLVAKELGQTGTRLTPADKAEHMKRQRHPRLRPQSAQSSFPPSPGPSPDVQLATLAQRVKEVLPHVPLGVIQRDLAKTGCVDLTITNLLEGAVAFMPEDITKGTQSLPTASASKAFDACLMMMTPQAL from the exons ATGGAGCTTCCCTCAGGGCCGGGGCCGGAGCGGCTCTTTGACTCGCACCG GCTCCCGGGTGACTGCTTCCTCCTGCTCGCGCTGCTGCTCTACGCGCCAGTCGGGTTCTGCCTCCTCGTCCTGCGCCTCTTTCTCGGGATCCACGTCTTCCTGGTCAGCTGCGCGCTGCCAGACAGCGTCCTTCGCAG ATTCGTAGTGCGGACCATGTGTGCGGTGCTAGGGCTCGTGGCCCGGCAGGAGGACTCCGGACTCCGGGATCACAGTGTCAGGGTCCTCATTTCCAACCATGTGACACCTTTCGACCACAACATAGTCAATTTGCTTACCACCTGTAGCACC CCTCTACTCAATAGTCCCCCCAGCTTTGTGTGCTGGTCTCGGGGCTTCATGGAGATGAATGGGCGGGGGGAGTTGGTGGAGTCACTCAAGAGATTCTGTGCTTCCACGAGGCTTCCCCCCACTCCTCTGCTGCTATTCCCTGAGGAAGAGGCCACCAATGGCCGGGAGGGGCTCCTGCGCTTCAG tTCCTGGCCATTTTCTATCCAAGATGTGGTACAACCTCTTACCCTGCAAGTTCAGAGACCCCTGGTCTCTGTG ACGGTGTCAGATGCCTCCTGGGTCTCAGAACTGCTGTGGTCACTTTTCGTCCCTTTCACGGTGTATCAAGTAAG GTGGCTTCGTCCTGTTCATCGCCAACTAGGGGAAGCGAATGAGGAGTTTGCACTCCGTGTACAACAG CTGGTGGCCAAGGAATTGGGCCAGACAGGGACACGGCTCACTCCAGCTGACAAAGCAGAGCACATGAAGCGACAAAGACACCCCAGATTGCGCCCCCAGTCAG CCCagtcttctttccctccctcccctggtcCTTCTCCTGATGTGCAACTGGCAACTCTGGCTCAGAGAGTCAAGGAAGTTTTGCCCCATGTGCCATTGGGTGTCATCCAGAGAGACCTGG CCAAGACTGGCTGTGTAGACTTGACTATCACTAATCTGCTTGAGGGGGCCGTAGCTTTCATGCCTGAAGACATCACCAAGGGAACTCAGTCCCtacccacagcctctgcctccaag GCATTCGATGCGTGTTTAATGATGATGACTCCGCAAGCCCTCTGA
- the DQX1 gene encoding ATP-dependent RNA helicase DQX1, translated as MVSVTKYDLTGCSAFCRSCQRATMTSQPLRLAEEYGPSPGESELAVNPFDGLPFSSRYYELLKQRQALPIWAARFTFLEQLESNPTGVVLVSGEPGSGKSTQIPQWCAEFALARGFQKGQVTVTQPYPLAARSLALRVADEMDLTLGHEVGYSIPQEDCTGPNTLLRFCWDRLLLQEVASTRGTGAWGVLVLDEAQERSVASDSLQGLLQDARLEKLPGDLRVVVVTDPALEPKLRAFWGNPPIVHIPREPGERPSPIYWDTIPPDRVEAACQAVLELCRKEVPGDVLVFLPSEEEISLCCESLSREVESLLLQGLPPRVLPLHPDCGQAVQAVYEDMDARKVVVTHWLADFSFSLPSIQHVIDSGLELRSVYNPRIRAEFQVLRPISKCQAEARRLRARGFPPGSCLCLYPKSFLELEAPPLPQPRVCEENLSSLVLLLKRRQIAEPGECHFLDQPAPEALMQALEDLDYLAALDDDGDLSDLGVILSEFPLAPELAKALLASCEFDCVDEMLTLAAMLTAAPGFTRPPISAEEAALRRALEHTDGDHSSLIQVYEAFIQSGADEAWCQARGLNWAALCQAHKLRGELLELMQRIELPLSLPAFGSEQNRRDLQKALVSGYFLKVARDTDGTGNYLLLTHKHVAQLSSYCCYRSRRAPARPPPWVLYHNFTISKDNCLSIVSEIQPQMLVELAPPYFLSNLPPSESRDLLNQLREGMADSTAGSKSSSAQEFRDPCVLQ; from the exons atggtgtCGGTCACCAAATATGACCTTACTGGCTGCTCTGCCTTCTGCAGGTCCTGCCAGAGAGCCACCATGACCTCTCAGCCTCTCAGGCTAGCAGAAGAGTATGGCCCAAGTCCTGGGGAGTCTGAACTGGCTGTGAACCcctttgatgggcttcccttctCTTCCCGCTACTATGAGCTGCTGAAGCAGCGCCAAGCCTTGCCCATCTGGGCTGCTCGCTTTACCTTCTTGGAGCAGTTGGAGAGTAACCCCACTGGAGTGGTGCTGGTGTCTGGGGAGCCTGGTTCTGGCAAGAGcacccag ATCCCTCAGTGGTGTGCAGAGTTTGCGCTGGCCAGAGGGTTCCAGAAAGGACAGGTTACTGTTACTCAGCCCTACCCTCTTGCAGCCCGGAGCCTGGCTCTGCGGGTTGCTGATGAGATGGACCTGACCCTGGGTCATGAGGTTGGATACAGCATCCCCCAGGAGGACTGCACGGGGCCCAACACCCTGCTCAG GTTCTGCTGGGACAGGCTGCTTCTGCAGGAGGTGGCCTCGACCCGAGGCACTGGAGCCTGGGGCGTGCTGGTACTAGATGAGGCTCAGGAGCGGTCGGTGGCATCAGATTCACTCCAGGGGCTACTGCAAGATGCCAGGCTGGAAAAACTTCCGGGGGACCTCAGAGTGGTTGTGGTTACTGACCCAGCCCTTGAACCTAAGCTCCGAGCTTTCTGGGGCAATCCTCCTATTGTGCATATACCCAGAGAGCCTGGTGAGAGACCTTCCCCCATCTACTGGGACACCATCCCACCTGATCGGGTGGAAGCTGCCTGCCAAGCAGTGCTTGAGTTGTGTCGGAAGGAGGTTCCAGGAGATGTGCTAGTgttcctgcccagtgaggag GAAATTTCCCTGTGCTGTGAATCCTTGTCCAGGGAGGTAGAGTCCTTGCTTCTCCAAGGGCTTCCACCACGAGTACTGCCCCTTCACCCAGACTGTGGACAAGCCGTTCAGGCTGTGTATGAGGACATGGATGCCCGAAAGGTTGTGGTCACTCACTGGCTGGCTgacttctccttctccctcccttccatccAACATGTCATCGACTCAGGACTGGAGCTCCGAagt GTTTACAATCCTAGGATCCGAGCAGAATTCCAAGTGTTGAGGCCAATCAGCAAGTGTCAGGCAGAGGCAAGACGACTGCGAGCAAGAGGGTTCCCACCAG GATCCTGCCTCTGCCTGTATCCTAAGTCCTTCTTAGAACTAGAAGCTCCACCATTGCCGCAACCCAGGGTGTGTGAGGAGAATCTGAGCTCCCTGGTGTTACTACTAAAAAGGAGACAGATTGCAGAGCCAGGGGAGTGTCACTTCCTGGACCAGCCTG CTCCAGAAGCATTGATGCAAGCCCTGGAAGATTTAGACTATCTGGCAGCCCTGGATGATGATGGGGACCTGTCAGATCTGGGTGTCATACTATCAGAATTCCCTCTGGCCCCTGAGCTGGCCAAAGCCCTGCTGGCCTCATGCGAGTTTGACTGTGTGGACGAGATGCTCACCCTGGCTGCCATGCTCACAG CTGCCCCTGGGTTTACCCGTCCTCCAATCAGTGCAGAAGAAGCTGCCCTGCGTCGGGCCCTGGAACACACGGATGGTGACCACAGTTCTCTGATCCAGGTGTATGAAGCCTTTATACAAA GTGGAGCAGATGAGGCTTGGTGCCAGGCTCGAGGTCTGAATTGGGCAGCATTGTGCCAAGCCCATAAACTTCGGGGAGAACTCCTAGAACTCATGCAACGAATTGAACTTCCCTTGTCCCTACCAGCCTTTGGCTCTGAGCAGAATCGCAGAGACCTTCAGAAAGCACTGGTGTCAGGATACTTTCTCAAG GTGGCCAGAGACACAGATGGGACTGGAAATTACCTACTCCTAACCCATAAGCATGTGGCCCAGCTCTCCTCATACTGCTGCTACCGAAGCCGCAGAGCTCCTGCCAGACCCCCACCATGGGTGCTCTACCACAATTTCACCATATCCAAAGACAACTGCCTTTCCATTGTTTCTGAGATTCAACCACAGAT GCTGGTGGAATTGGCCCCTCCATACTTCCTGAGTAACTTGCCTCCCAGTGAGAGCAGAGACCTTCTGAACCAGCTAAGGGAAGGAATGGCAGATTCTACAGCAGGGAGCAAATCATCCTCAGCCCAGGAATTCAGAGATCCCTGTGTCCTGCAGTGA
- the TLX2 gene encoding T-cell leukemia homeobox protein 2, whose translation MEPGMLGPHNLPHHEPISFGIDQILSGPETPGGGLGLGRGGQGHGESGAFSGGYHGASGYGPAGSLAPLPGSSGVGPGGVIRVPAHRPLPVPPPAGGAPAVPGPSGLGGAGGLAGLTFPWMDSGRRFAKDRLTAALSPFSGTRRIGHPYQNRTPPKRKKPRTSFSRSQVLELERRFLRQKYLASAERAALAKALRMTDAQVKTWFQNRRTKWRRQTAEEREAERHRAGRLLLHLQQDALPRPLRPPLPPDPLCLHNSSLFALQNLQPWAEDNKVASVSGLASVV comes from the exons ATGGAGCCGGGGATGCTGGGTCCACACAACCTCCCACACCACGAGCCAATCAGCTTCGGTATCGATCAGATCCTGAGCGGCCCCGAAACCCCAGGGGGCGGTCTAGGCCTGGGTCGCGGGGGCCAGGGTCATGGGGAGAGTGGGGCGTTCTCGGGTGGATACCACGGAGCCTCGGGCTACGGTCCCGCCGGCTCACTTGCCCCGCTGCCCGGCAGCTCCGGAGTGGGCCCAGGCGGCGTGATCCGCGTCCCTGCGCACCGCCCGCTGCCTGTGCCGCCGCCCGCGGGGGGGGCGCCTGCAGTGCCTGGGCCCTCGGGTTTGGGCGGCGCCGGAGGCCTAGCGGGACTCACCTTCCCCTGGATGGACAGCGGCCGCCGCTTTGCCAAGGACCGGCTCACGG CTGCGCTCTCGCCCTTCTCTGGGACGCGCCGCATAGGCCACCCCTACCAAAACCGGACCCCTCCGAAGCGGAAGAAGCCGCGCACGTCCTTCTCCCGCTCACAGGTGCTGGAGTTGGAGCGGCGCTTCCTGCGCCAGAAGTACCTGGCCTCTGCGGAGAGGGCGGCGCTGGCCAAGGCCTTGCGCATGACCGACGCACAGGTCAAAACGTGGTTCCAGAACCGACGCACCAAGTGGCG GCGCCAGACGGCGGAGGAGCGCGAGGCCGAGCGGCACCGCGCGGGCCGGCTGCTCCTGCACCTGCAGCAGGACGCGTTGCCACGGCCGCTGCGGCCGCCGCTGCCCCCGGACCCTCTCTGCCTGCACAACTCGTCGCTCTTCGCGCTGCAGAACCTGCAGCCCTGGGCCGAGGACAACAAAGTGGCTTCAGTGTCCGGGCTCGCCTCGGTGGTGTGA